The Tissierellales bacterium genomic interval AAAAGACGAAGCTAGGCACAAAATGATTTATTCTAAGTTATTAGAAAATTTGCCAAATGATGGCATGGTAAATCTTAGTGAAGAGGAAGCGTTGTATACAGATACATTGATAGAGGCTAATGTATTTACAAATGATAAGGTACGTAAAAGATTTGCTAAGGAAGATGCGCTTATATTGGCGGAAAAAGTAGAGCGAGATGGAATAATGTTTATAGATCAATTGCGTAGCATTTATCCTGATTTAGCGGTTGATGAATTATCAGTGATAATGTCAGAAGAGAAGAAGCATTTGAAATTTGTTTTAGATAAACAATACACAGCGACAATAGGTCTTTTAGGCCTATAATATTTATATTGCTGGATTTGGAGGTGATTTAAGCCTATAGAGGGGAGATGAGGATATGTATGCCATATTTTTGATATTAAATGATATTTATCTAGTGGATGAAGTGCATGAGATATTTTATGAATGCAAAGTTGGAGCTACGACATTAGATAGTGTTGGTTTAGGAAGAACACTATTGAAACATCAATTAGATGTGGTTATGTTTTCTAGTATAAAGCGTATATTAGAAGGAGACAGACCTTATAGTAAGACGATGATTTCGGTTGTGAGAGAAAAGGAAAAGCTTGATAAAGTTGTTAAAAGGTTGAAAGAATTTTTTTCGGAATTTGGAGCAGACGGACTTGCATTTATGTTTGTAACACCAGTGCACGGATGTTATGGATTCAAAATTGAAGAAACTGAGAAAAAATAAATACTGAAATTTATACTTATGCAATAATAAAGGGCGAATCTTTTAGATACGCCCTTTGTTTTTTACTATAATTTTGTAACGTTAACGGCTTGTAAACCTTTATCGCCATCAACTAATTCAAATTCAACTTCTTGTCCTTGCTCTAGAGTTTTAAATCCCTCAGATTGAATTTGTGAATAGTGAACGAAAGCTTCATTGCCATCACCCAATGTAACGAATCCAAAACCTTTTGTGTTGTTAAACCATTTTACGATACCTTTTTCCATGAAAATACCTCCATAATACTTGAATTTTTGAGCCGCTTCCCTAACGACTACGTTATTATTATAGAATAATTGTCAGAAAAATACAAGCATTAATAAAAAAACGTAACAAGTTATTTTCCGAAAATTCTGATCCTTTTAATAATTATAAAAAACGAAAATACTCAAGCGGTGTATAAATATATAGATAGAGCATGTGGCATTAGGAAACCGGTATATAAAATATTGTCAACAACTAAACAAAGTGAAGAAACGAAAAATAAAATGGTATAAATATAGAAAAAAACTAATATTATCTCAAAAACTTATTGCATAAATACTTTTTTGCGTGTATAATAACACTCAATAGAATTTTTATGAGGGAGGAATAAATAATGAAAAATAGTAAGATTTTAATGTTTTTAGGGGCAATGGTGATGATGATTATTCTGGGAGGATGTACTGAAGACAAAAAAGAAAAAATAATATTAGGGACATCAGCAGACTATCCACCATATGAATTTCATTTAGTAGAAGACGGGAAGGACAAAATAGTTGGTTTTGATATTGATATTGCAAAAGAGATAGCAAAAGATCTAGGAAAAGAGTTAGAAATTAAGGATATGGATTTTGGTGGTCTTATAGCAGCGCTAAAGAGTGGATCAGTGGATTTTGTTATATCTGGTATGACTGCAACTGAAGAGCGTGCTAAGGAAATAGATTTTTCAAATATTTATTATAGTGCGGATCAAGGAATAATATTAAAAAAGGATTTAGAAGGAAAAGTTAATAGTGTAGATGATTTGGCTACACTTAAAGTAGGAGCGCAAAGAGGAACGTTGCAAGAGGAAATAGTAAAGAGCGTTACGCCAGAAGAGCAATTTGTTGGACTAGCAAAACTTGGAGATTTGGTTATGAAGTTAAAAGCAGGCGAGATAGATGCTGTAGTAGTTGAGCTAGATGTTGCAAAAGCATATGCTAAAAAGCATGAGGATTTAGCAGTGGTCGATCCCAAATATGTGGCGGATGATAATGGAGTTGCAGTTGCGATCAAAAAAGGAAATGAAGATTTAGTTAAATCAATAAATACTTCGTTAGAACGAATTGAAAAAGAAGGCTTAATGGAAGAATTCTTACTTAAAAGTTTAGAGTTATCAGAAATAGAGGAGTAGTTTTATGATAGAAATTTTAGAGAAGTACTATCCGATATATCTATCGGGGTTGAAAGTGACATTATTAGTGTCACTACTAGGAGTATTAGCTGGAACTATTCTAGGGACACTTATTGGAATTGGACGTTTATCAAGATGCAAAATTCTATCAAAGATTATTGCCTGCTATATTGAGTTTGTCAGAGGAACACCCCTATTAGTTCAAGTTTTTATAATAGTATATGGTTTGCCTTATATAGGCATCAAAACAACTGATTTATTAGGATGTGTTTTGGCACTTACAATAAATAGCTCAGCATATATTGCTGAGATAATTAGATCTGGCATACAGTCTGTTGATTCAGGACAGATGGAAGCAGCTAGATCACTTGGTATGAGCTATGGTTTAAGTATGAAAAGTATAATATTACCACAGGCAATTAAAAATATATTGCCAGCGCTTGGAAATGAATTTATTACATTGATAAAGGAATCAGCTATAGTTTCAGTTGTTGGAGTTCATGATTTGATGTACGGAGCAAATACAGTTAGAGGGGCTACATTTGATCCATTTGGACCTCTTATAATAGTTGCTGGTATATATTTCTGTATTACATTTGTACTTTCAAAAATTGTTGGAAGAATAGAGAAGGGGCTAGCTTATGATTAAACTTTCGAATTTAGTAAAAAAATATGGCGACAAAACAGTTTTAAAGGGCGTAAATTTAGAAATAAAAAGTGGCGAAGTTGTAGCACTTATTGGACCTAGTGGTTCGGGAAAAAGTACGCTTTTAAGATGTATAAACGGTCTTGAAAAAATACATGATGGTGAGATATTTTTTAAGGACTCTAAAATCGAAAAAAATGAAAAAAAACTTGATGAAATTAGAAAAAACATGGGAATGGTTTTCCAAAACTTTAATCTATTTCCTCATAAGACTGTTTTAGAAAATATTTGCTTTGCTCCAGAAAATGTAAAAAAACAGCCGAAGAATGAAGTGCAAAAAATAGGTGTAAATTTACTTGAAAGAGTCCAGCTTTTAGATAAAAAAGACACATATCCTAAAAGTCTATCTGGTGGTCAAAAACAGAGAATAGCGATAGCTAGGGCTTTAGCGATGGAGCCAGACATACTACTTTTTGACGAACCGACATCTGCATTGGATCCAGAAATGGTAGGAGAAGTGTTAGATGTAATGAAGGACTTAGCCAAAGAAGGAATGACAATGGCAGTAGTAACCCATGAAATGGGATTTGCACGTGAAGTTGCCGACAGGATACTATTTTTAGATGAAGGGCAAATTGTAGAAGAGGCAGCTCCGATTGAATTTTTCAATAATCCAAAAAGTGAAAGAGCACAAAATTTTCTAGCTAAGATATTATAAATACTTTAAGTAAAGGAGCCATTGGCTTCTTTTTTTATTTATTGCAGTTATAAAAATAAACTTTCGATGACATTTAAGCACATTATTGTTCATTACTAGAATAAATAAATTTTATTATTTTAAATTTATTACATTTAAAATGAAATTTTGATACAATAGAAGAAAATTAAGTTTGGGGAGTAGGAAATATGAAACAACATTTAGAAATAAAGGATTTGAAATTAGCAAGCGAAGAACAACTATTGAAAATTCAAAATTGGTATTTTGAAGATTATAAAAAGCAAGGTAATTATATTCAAGCAGATATAATTGCATCAGAAGGAAAGGATATTCCATTACTTACTATAGGACAAATTGTTGCGCTTATCGATAATATGAAGCTAGATGGGTATAAAATAGAAAAGACGGACAATGTCTATGTTGTGAAGTCAAGCGAAAAGCAAATTTGCGAGAGTGAATTAATTGATGCTTTGTGGAAGTTTTTTGCAGAGTTATCTTAGTGGGGGCGTAAGGTCATGGATATATTTGTAGCAAGACAGCCAATATTTAATAGAAAAAAAGAAGTTTTTGCTTATGAGTTATTGTATAGAGAAAATAGCGAATCTAATAGAGCTGATGTATTAGATGATAACATGGCGACCACAAAAGTGCTTGAAAATAGTTATTTTTCGATAGGATTTGACGAATTAGTCAATAACAAAAAGGCATTTATTAATTTCAATTCAGAATTAATAAAAAGAGGTGTTCCAGAGTTATTTGATCAAAGAATATTAGTTGTGGAAATGCTAGAGGACATAGTTCCTGATGGAAAATTAATTCACAAATGTTTAGAACTTAAGAAAAAAGGATACCTTTTAGCCTTAGATGATTTTGTATGTGGGTATAAATATAAAAGTCTAATAAAACTAGCAGATATAATTAAAGTTGATTTTATGCTCAATTCGCCACCTAAGAGAGCTTTGATTGCACGAAAGTATAAGGCTCAAGGTAAGTTGCTTTTGGCGGAAAAGGTAGAAACTCATGAAGAATTTGAGAGCGCTTTGAAATGGGGATATGATTATTATCAAGGGTATTTTTTTAGTAAACCTAAAATAATGAAAGGTAAGAGAGTATCGGGGATAGGTCTTAATTATATTCGAATAATGAATGAAATAAATAAAGAAAATCCAAACTATGATAGAATTGCCGAAATTTATGAGTCAGATATAGCTCTTTCTTATAAACTTTTGAAATTAGTTAATAGATTTGTTGTAGGTGGTAACGAAATAAAATCTATAAAGCATGGTTTGGTTATGTTAGGGCTTCGAGAAATTGAGAGATGGACAAATTTATTGCTTATACAAGGACTTAATAAAGAAAAGCCTAATGAACTTTTTAAGATTGCGATATTTAGATCAAAACTAGCTGAAATTATTGCCATGAATACTAAATATAAGGGTAGAAAAACTGAAATTAGTATGATGGGCATGTTTTCACTGATTGATACATTATTAGATAGACCAATGGACAATATTTTAAACGAACTGCCACTAGCAAAAGATATAAAGGCGGCTATGCTCGGAGAAGAAAACGAGATGTACACATTGTATCAGCTTATAATTAACTATGAGAAAGGGTCATGGGACGAAGTAAGCATAATGGCTGATCAGATTGGAATAAGTATAAATAAGTTACCTAATTATTATATGGATGCAATTGAGTGGTCAAATAAGATAACATCATTTTTAGAAAATGAATAAAAATACCCCCCTGGATAGAAAATATCAAGGGGGGTATCATATATTATTTTTTTAGATGTAATACTTTTTCTGGTTTTGATATATTTAGTATTTGCCCGATTTTTAGTTTGCTCAAATTGATATCTTGGTTAGCTTCTTCTAACTCAAACAATTCCATATTATGTTTTTTAGCAATTGCACTGGCAGTATCACCTTTTTGAACTATATATTTATCAGTAGTATTAATGCCGTTTATTAGAAGTTCATTTAAGGCGAGAAGCTCTGTTTTTGTAGAAAGTTCATTTAAATTTAATTTTACTGGTTGAATTTCCAGAGTTTCTTCAAAGACAACTTGCTCTGGTGCATCGAATTCGCCCATAAAATGTGTTTTAACATTTGATATTATAGTTTCTAGGTTTGAACGTCTAGCTGAGTTTGCAAAGTTTTTCCCATTGATTAAAAGAGCAAAACCATCTAATGAGTAAGACTGGTGCTTTCTAATTTTTGCAGATAATAAATCATCTGATGTTACGGATTTTCCTCGCTTGTTTGTTTGTACATAAGTAAACGATTTTTCTGGAGAAATGGTTTCTAAATTGTATGTTGAGGCGACTTCAGATATTAATTGCTTTTGGATTTCATCAATGTGTTCTGTATTGTCTGTGTAACCAATAGATGTCTCGGCAAGACGGACTTCATATATTTTTTTGTTTGAAATAATAATTAGAAGAATTGCTAAAATTATAATTATAGTAATTTCAATAAGTCTGTGCTTGGCAAATGTTTTCATAAAAAATCTCCTTTAATTTAAATTTAGAAATATATTTAGACCATTAGTTTGTTTATCTATATTTTATCAATTAATATAAATAAAATCTAGGATAAGCTGTATTTAAATGATAAAATATAGAGATAGTGATAAAAAGTACTGATGAGAGGTGAATATTTTGCAGATTATACTAATTGTGAGTTTAATCATAGTGCTGATAATATTAGCAGGATTTTATTTTATGAGTAGAGTTGAAGAAACAGTAGAAGAAAATGGTGAATTAGATTCAATAATAAAGGACTATAGAACCATAAAGGTTGCTATGATGGAATATAAAAAGGAAGAAGGGGCGCTGCCAACCAGTATAAAAGAGTTAGGTGAATTTTATAAAGCGCCATTAAATAGAAGTGGCTATTCACTTAGTGTAGATAGAAAACATCTAATCGTTTACAGTGTTGAGGAGACGAGAGCTGAGAGTATAATTCGAGAACTAGGTACAGATTCTTATTACGAGGGAGGAATATTGTACTTAGGTTTTATAAAATTGAAGAGAAGTGAGGTTGAACCACAGGCAATTATAACTATGATGCCCGATGTTAATTTGACAACAACGACTCAAATCGGATGGAACTATAAGGAATCAATAACAGAGGATGGAGCTATAAAAGATGTTGTTTGGGAGAATAAAAAAATTTTTTATGATGAACCTGGAGAACATATTGTTAGACTTAAGATACAAGATAGTAATAAAAACTGGTCGAAATGGGCAGAAAAAGTATTCTTAGTACAGGAGGAACAAGGTGTAAAAGAAATTTCTGCAGGTGAAAATTGTTTTTTTGTATTACTTAAGAATGGAAATTGCTTGAGTTATTTTTTAGAAGAGAATGGTGAGTATGAACGTTATGAGCCATTTGAAGGCTATAGCATACAATCTATAGATGCTGGAGATAATCACATATTATTTGGGACGTACGATCAAAGAATTTTTGCAATGGGAAATAATAAGCAGGGGCAACTAGGTGATGGAACTTTAGAAAGCTCTAATGAACTGATTCGTGTTGAAAATTTATATGATGCAAAACGTGTATTTGCTGGTGGAAGTACTTCTATGGCACTTTGCTTTTCAGGAAAATTGTATGCATGGGGAAATAATAAGTATGGTCAATTGGGAAATGGAACGGTAGTAGCTCAAAATCAACCATCAGAAGTAAAGAATATAATAGGAGTTAAAGAGGTTGCAGTAGGTATGGACCATACTGTAGCATTGCTTATCAATGGAAATATAATGTCATGGGGGTTAAATAATCATGGGCAGCTTGGAGATGGTACAAGAGGAAACAAAAAAGCACCAGTATTGATAGGGCTAAAAGCATGTAAGGATATAGCAGTAGGAGATTATTTTTCGCTGGCTCTAACTGATTCGGGTCAAGTTTACAGTTGGGGTAAAAATGATGAATATCAGCTAGGAAAGAACAATAAAGTAGATGAATCTTTTCCGACTGAAATTAGAGGTTTGATAGAGATAGTTCAAGTATGTGCAAGTGGAGAATATGGAATGGCATTAGACAGATTTGGTAAAGTATACGTTTGGGGATCTTACGAGGGAAACAATGTTGCTAGGCAGCCTAAATTAGTGGATGAAATAGAGCATGTTCAATTTATTGCGATTAATGAAACTCATGTTTTTACAATTACCTACAATGGAGAGGTTATTTACTGGAAAAAGGGAAAAGAGACGAAGCTTCATACTCTTTAAATTATAAAGCAAAAATCCCTCACTGAATTTGTGAGGGAGATGTTATGGGTTGTAAAGTTTACCTTGATAGCTATCGCTAGATTTTAGCAATTTATCGACACCGTTTAAAACAGCTCTTTTATTAAGAGTCCAGCGCGGTGCAATTAAATCTTCCTTTTTTCCATCGCCAGTTATGCGATGAATTACTATATCGGGTCTGAGAATTTCTAAACTATGAACTATGAGATTTATATAATCATCTTGATTCATTAGAGAGAAAGGATTTTGTAAATAATACTTTTCTAAATCTGTGTTTTTTAATATGTGTAGCATATGTATTTTTACGCCCCATATTGGTTTTTTATTTAAATATTTTAAAGTTGAATAGTAGTCTTCTTTCGATTCTGTCGGCAAATTTGAGATGATATGTACGACAGATTTTATATTGCGCTCATTTAAATTATTGACAGCGTTGTCAAAAACATCTAGAGAATATCCACGGCGTATGAAGTCAGCGGATGATTTGTGTATACTTTGAAGGCCTAATTCAATCCAGAGAAATGTTTTTTTGTTAAATTCAGCTAAAAGATTTAAAACTTCTATACTAAGACAATCTGGACGAGTTGCAATAGCTAATCCGACTACATTGTTACAAGATAAAGCGGAGTCATATATTTTTTTCAAATACTCAACAGATCCGTAAGTAGATGTGAAATTTTGAAAATAAGCTATATATTTTGCGTTAGGCCATTTTGTTGAAAGTAAAGATATTTGCTCTTCAATTTGGTTTTCTATAGACAATGAGCTAGATGATGCAAATTCTCCAGAACCTTGTTCACTGCAGAATATACAGCCGTTTTTAGCTATTGAACCATCTCTATTTGGACAGGTGAACCCCCCGTCTATAGATAATTTTATTATTTTGCAATCAAAATGTTCTCTTAGAGCATAATTTAGACTATGAAATCTCTTATCATACCACATAAAAAAAACTCCCTTCTTCATTTATTCAAGAACATATTGTATAATAAAATAAAGCAAAAATAAAGTAGGTTACAAAATTTATTTTATAGCAGAGTAAAAATTGCAAATAAAATAATATAGGAGGAAATTATGTTTAATTATCAGGACAAAATATTAAAAAAATTTAGAATTATAGATGCAGTTTCTATAGCATTCAATATAGCTTTTTTAGGGGTGTTTGCATATAGTTATTATCTTTATAATAATAGTAGCTTATCTGGAGGGATATTTAGCATTGCAACCATGGGGTGTGTTTTCATGTTAATGTTGATATTTGTTAATCGGGTGAAGTACAAGAGAGAAATAATTGTCGAAGCTAAAAAAGAAGCTAAGTATGATAAATTAGATGCAATACTTGATGATTTGAAAATTGGCAAAATAGTTTGTATTCAAAGTAGCAATGATATTGGCTTTGTTAAAATGATAGAGAATGGGAAATTGTTTTTCTATTTTAAAAAAGAAAATTATAAAATTGAAAGAACTTTGGAAACAGGTAAAATGCACATAAAAGTGTTGCTAAATGATCCGAAAATGAGTTTATACCAAAATGGATTTTTGTTTGTTATAAAAGAACAGGAGATTATGGAAAAAGGAGATAATCGTTAGATTTTTTAGATGGGGTTGGCGCGATAATGAAATACTATGAGAGCAGGAAAAAAAGAAGCATAGAAAATTGGTTACCTGTAAATGTAAATTTGCGCGAGGGACGAAATTATTTGAATTCAACGGACGGTGGAAAAGTTGGTGTTTTAGAACTGAGTTCTCGGGCTGTGAAGTTGTTAATTGGTGATAAAAATTCACTAGATTCAGATGGTTTTGACTTTGAGTTTTTCTATAGAAAAGGTTATCTAACACAAACTATTCATGGTTTGAATGATCAACTGATTTTAGATGAAGACTATTTTGAAAGACAGGTATTACCAGTAATAATAAAACAAGTTGAAAAGGCCAGATATTTAGGAGTTAAAATCCTTTATGCGGTAGGAACCGCGGTTTATAGACGCGCTAGAAATAGAAAAGCGATAGTAAGATTAATTAAGGATCGTGCAAAGATAAATATTAAGATATTAAAGCAAGAAGAAGAAGCAATTTTAACATTGGAAGCTTTTATGTTTTCTGGTCGGAATCACATCAGAAAGCGTAAAGATTTGCTATTGATTGACCAAGGTGGGGCATCAACTGAGATTCTTCAATATAGAAAAAGAACTCGGACTTTGTTGAATTACAATTTGAAGTTGGGAACGAATTCATTGAAAGAAATATTTTTTACAAAAAGCAAAAATGAAAGAGCTCTCGAAAAATCATTTTGGTACTACAACGAATATGTTAGAAAGTCAACTTCTAAGAAAATTGATGGTATAAGTGATTATAGATCAAGAAATCTTCAATGTGTTGGACTTGGAACAGCTATGACGAAGGCGACAGATGAGATTGGTAACAAAAATCAACATGGGAAAATATTAACTAGAAAAGACTTGGTTTCAAAAATGCAACATGCGCAAAAAATATTGTGCGATAAATTCAGCAATGTTGGAGAGATGAAAGAATATTTTAAGAAGA includes:
- a CDS encoding cold-shock protein, yielding MEKGIVKWFNNTKGFGFVTLGDGNEAFVHYSQIQSEGFKTLEQGQEVEFELVDGDKGLQAVNVTKL
- a CDS encoding amino acid ABC transporter permease; its protein translation is MIEILEKYYPIYLSGLKVTLLVSLLGVLAGTILGTLIGIGRLSRCKILSKIIACYIEFVRGTPLLVQVFIIVYGLPYIGIKTTDLLGCVLALTINSSAYIAEIIRSGIQSVDSGQMEAARSLGMSYGLSMKSIILPQAIKNILPALGNEFITLIKESAIVSVVGVHDLMYGANTVRGATFDPFGPLIIVAGIYFCITFVLSKIVGRIEKGLAYD
- a CDS encoding amino acid ABC transporter ATP-binding protein, producing MIKLSNLVKKYGDKTVLKGVNLEIKSGEVVALIGPSGSGKSTLLRCINGLEKIHDGEIFFKDSKIEKNEKKLDEIRKNMGMVFQNFNLFPHKTVLENICFAPENVKKQPKNEVQKIGVNLLERVQLLDKKDTYPKSLSGGQKQRIAIARALAMEPDILLFDEPTSALDPEMVGEVLDVMKDLAKEGMTMAVVTHEMGFAREVADRILFLDEGQIVEEAAPIEFFNNPKSERAQNFLAKIL
- a CDS encoding EAL domain-containing protein: MDIFVARQPIFNRKKEVFAYELLYRENSESNRADVLDDNMATTKVLENSYFSIGFDELVNNKKAFINFNSELIKRGVPELFDQRILVVEMLEDIVPDGKLIHKCLELKKKGYLLALDDFVCGYKYKSLIKLADIIKVDFMLNSPPKRALIARKYKAQGKLLLAEKVETHEEFESALKWGYDYYQGYFFSKPKIMKGKRVSGIGLNYIRIMNEINKENPNYDRIAEIYESDIALSYKLLKLVNRFVVGGNEIKSIKHGLVMLGLREIERWTNLLLIQGLNKEKPNELFKIAIFRSKLAEIIAMNTKYKGRKTEISMMGMFSLIDTLLDRPMDNILNELPLAKDIKAAMLGEENEMYTLYQLIINYEKGSWDEVSIMADQIGISINKLPNYYMDAIEWSNKITSFLENE
- a CDS encoding transporter substrate-binding domain-containing protein; its protein translation is MKNSKILMFLGAMVMMIILGGCTEDKKEKIILGTSADYPPYEFHLVEDGKDKIVGFDIDIAKEIAKDLGKELEIKDMDFGGLIAALKSGSVDFVISGMTATEERAKEIDFSNIYYSADQGIILKKDLEGKVNSVDDLATLKVGAQRGTLQEEIVKSVTPEEQFVGLAKLGDLVMKLKAGEIDAVVVELDVAKAYAKKHEDLAVVDPKYVADDNGVAVAIKKGNEDLVKSINTSLERIEKEGLMEEFLLKSLELSEIEE
- a CDS encoding LysM peptidoglycan-binding domain-containing protein → MKTFAKHRLIEITIIIILAILLIIISNKKIYEVRLAETSIGYTDNTEHIDEIQKQLISEVASTYNLETISPEKSFTYVQTNKRGKSVTSDDLLSAKIRKHQSYSLDGFALLINGKNFANSARRSNLETIISNVKTHFMGEFDAPEQVVFEETLEIQPVKLNLNELSTKTELLALNELLINGINTTDKYIVQKGDTASAIAKKHNMELFELEEANQDINLSKLKIGQILNISKPEKVLHLKK
- a CDS encoding TIGR01212 family radical SAM protein (This family includes YhcC from E. coli K-12, an uncharacterized radical SAM protein.) encodes the protein MWYDKRFHSLNYALREHFDCKIIKLSIDGGFTCPNRDGSIAKNGCIFCSEQGSGEFASSSSLSIENQIEEQISLLSTKWPNAKYIAYFQNFTSTYGSVEYLKKIYDSALSCNNVVGLAIATRPDCLSIEVLNLLAEFNKKTFLWIELGLQSIHKSSADFIRRGYSLDVFDNAVNNLNERNIKSVVHIISNLPTESKEDYYSTLKYLNKKPIWGVKIHMLHILKNTDLEKYYLQNPFSLMNQDDYINLIVHSLEILRPDIVIHRITGDGKKEDLIAPRWTLNKRAVLNGVDKLLKSSDSYQGKLYNP